In Malus sylvestris chromosome 2, drMalSylv7.2, whole genome shotgun sequence, the genomic stretch CAGGCTCGATTAATGGGTCGGCTAATAATGGCAATGGAAGATCAGGGGTAGCATCCATGGTCCAAACCTATTTGTCATGCAGTGTCTCCCCTTGAAGATGAGGGTTGGAAGAAGCCGAAGAGTAATACATCTCAGACTCGAAAAAAGTAACATCCATGGTAGTATACATCCGACGTGAAGAAGGGTGGTAGCAACAATACCCTTTCTGATGTAGTCCATACCCCATGAAAATGCAACGGAGAGCATATGAAACAAGTTTTGTCCGTTGATTTTTATGTAGATGAACAAAGGCAACACATCCAAAAACTCGCGGTGGGAGCACTAAAACGGACTATAAAGGCACGAATGTAGCAAGAACTTGCAAAGGTGTAAGAAAATTCAATACTTTGGATGGCATGCGGTTGATAAGGTAAGTGGCAATCTGAAGAGCAACATCCCAAGAGGAGCGAGGAACAGGCACCCCAATCAATAACGATCGAGCCGTTTCTAATAGATTGCGATTTTTGCGCTCAGCCACCCTATTATGTTGAGGAGTTTAAGGACAAGTAGTCTAGTGGAGGATTCCATGATTAGTTAAATAATGTGTAAAATCATTATTAacatattcaccaccattatcagaATGCAAAATCCGGATTTTAGTAGAAAAATGTGTCTGAACCATGGTGTGGAATGTCTTAAACACCAGAAACACATCACTTTTATGCTTAAGAAGGTATAACCATGTCATCCGTGTGCAATCATCTATGaaagtcataaaccacctaataACAGATGAAGTAGTAATCGGagatggtccccaaacatcttAATGAACAGGACCAAAAGGAATAACACTTTTATTAGAATTCAACATATAAGAAACATGGTGACTCTTGGCAAGTACGCAAGTGTCACATTTAAAGTCTGAAACCGAACAACCAACAAATAAATCCAGAAACATATGTTGTAAATAACTGAAAGACGGATGACCTAAACGGTGATGCCATAACCATATCTGACGCCGTTTGTGATCAACGGTTCATTGGGAGAGATTGACCAGTCCTGTACTGACATCGTCCACAAAATAGAGATCCCCCTTCTTAGTACCACGACCAATTATCTCATTCGTGAGAATATCTTGAATAAGACAAAACTTCGGATACAATAGTACAGAACAGTTCAATTGCTCAGTAGCTTGGCTAGGAGACATCAATTTATGCTTTAGTGAAGGTACAAGTAGTGTATGCGGCAAAGAGAGGGTATGTGTGAGGTGTACAGTGCCATCGCCAGTTACCGGTGAGGTGACACCATTAGTATTAGTAATATTTTGTCGAAGTGGAACAATGTCACAAGCTAAATCAGTGGGGTCATAGGTCATATGGTCTGTGGCACCGAAGTTCATGATCCAACCAGATTGAGTATCACAATTATTCATATTAAAAACATAACCACAGTCACCTGAGGACTCCAGAGGCATATCGGAAGAACTCGAAACATGAAGAGGATTCATGGTAGGGTCAGTTCGAGTTGTAGTGTTTAGTATAAGGGTAGGATTGGTTAGGATGAAATTGTTTCCACTATAGGGTGGTGGTAGGTTCTCCATGGGAGGGCTGAGTTTGCTTGAGGGAACGGGTAGAGCATAAATCCTAGGATCTCTGCTTTGATACCATACTGATTATGGCTTATTTTGGGATTTAATTTTCTGATGTTATTCTTCTTGTCAAGGAGGGAAATATATATTGTACAAGATTGAtttacaaagaaagaaagaccaAATAATATCTATCCTAATTACATCCTGATTACAAAGACCCAAACAGGTAACTAAGCTAATTACAAAGGGCAACTCTCCAACAAATAGATTTTCCAATTCATGGAGTCCCTATTCGTGTCTTACCCTATTGTGTTTGTATAcaatgatattatttatactatgtAGATGGAAAATAAATCAGTATTAAACCCATCATTTACAAGActtgaatttaaaatttctaCTAAACTGTAGTACAAACTGGCCCGACTCTGAAACTTTTTTAGCATTATAAGATGGGGATGGAACATGTTTTGGTCGTTGGAAGTTTGTCCCCACTGCTGCTCTGCATGTTTAATCAGTCATGCATATGTGGCATTGGTCGGCAAGCCGGATAGGGAGTGCTGTATGGAGGTTCATTTATTTCGGCATTCATTATTTATTTGCTCTTCTTTTCCttcccatttttttctttcccagTTAAAGGATTGAAAACCTGCAGGTTCACTTAATTAAGCAAGACTTATTCTCTTAATTTACCAATGAAACCAATACCTTAGATTTGAGTCACTATATATATCGTACACTTATATTATAAAACTTATAACTGTATAATACGTGATAAGTCTTTCAAATACAcgtaaaaatttctccttatcaAGGGCCGATTAAGTAGAAGTCAAGCTTTTAGCACATACGCAAAAAGATAAATAGTCTAAAAGTTAAAGCATACAAAACTTTTTGGTACACATAATTTGATTGGAATAGATAATTTTGAAGGTGAAGGAGAAAGGGAAGTTAATTACCATTACTACAAAATTAGCTCGGAGAGTGGTGATGGTTTTATACAATATGATGTTGGATAAGACTCTTCCaacccaacaggatcctcttcagatcattttggtgaggatcttggggatccgtaaatcgtgtccgttcatcgtacatcgtgcaatcaatttttttttcttcaggtactgtttatatttaatttcaaataaaaatatttaaaatgatgtctgaccgcacgatatacgatgaacgaatatgatTCATGGATTCCCAGAATCCCCACAAGGAGGATCCGGCGAGAACCCGGATTCCTTTCTAGCAGGTAATTTACCTAGTGTCAAATAATAAAGCAATAGTGTCGGTTAGATTAGACataccaacaggatcctctctggatcatTTGTGAGGATTATGGGGATCCGTGAATCGTGTCTGTTCATTGTACATTGTGCGgttagtttttgtcaagtactgtttgtgtttaattttaaataaaaatatttaaaataatttctgaccacacgatatacaatgtacgatgaatggacaCGATTTGAGAATCCCCAAGATcatcacaaagaggatctggaTTCTTACCTGGTGGATCCtctgaggatcctctttgtgaggattctgggGATCCTTAAATCgcgtccgttcatcgtacatcatgtggccagttttcgtcaggtactaatcatatttaatttaaaataatttctgattgCAAGATGTACGATAAATGGACACGATTTAAGAATTCCTAtaattctcacaaagaggatcctcccTCAACATAAACAGCAAATGTCGGACATAACCGACATTAGCTCACTTTTAATCTGACACCAATGTGAAGCGGCAAAATTCCCGCCCATATGTGCCTTAACTTTGAAGAGCGCATTCATGTTGGATAGTGACTTTTTACAAAGGATTTTTTAGGTATTTTATATTCTAGTGTGTCGGATATGAGGATTTATCCGACATGAAATTTGACCCTATTTCAAAACCTTCGGGCATCTCCTTCTCCTTCACCTTCACCTTCGCTTCCCTTGGAACTGCGCCGCTGCTCCTTCCCTTGGAACCCTCGGGCATCTCTTTTCCAGCCTCGCCGCCGCTGCTCTTCATCTCCTTACAAGGTATTCTGCTGTATTTTGCTGCTAATTGGTACAAAATTAGGGCTTTCAGATTCTACCTAAATTTTGTTATTGATTTGGtacaaaattagggttttcgaTCGTTGTTATTGAATTGGTACAAAATTAGGGCTTTCAGATTCTACCTAAATTAGGGATTGGAGGATTAATCTCATTTATCTTTCGAATAGTTATATGTACTATTGTGTTCTTTTTAAGGAAATTAAACTGTGTAATGAAAatcagtgttttttttttatcccatTTATTTTAGATGAGTACTAATGATGAAGCTGTGGATGAACAATTCGAGGAGCAATCTGAGCATTCCGAAAGTGGTGAGTTTTAGAGTATTTGtagattatttttatttgctaGTAAAACACCACAAAATGCTTCGTTGgcgaaacaaatatatatgaagtaTATTGATTAGTCTACTTTCCATTCAAATGAGGAGAATTATACTTGGTTATTCACTCACCATCCAACCATATTACTTTATGAGGATCACAGAATCAATAGActtcatatatatttcttgTTCAACTTTGAGCTGGTTGTTCAGTACTAAAGGACGGATTACAAGACTTCCGTAAAACTAGAAACTTGAGGTTTCGGGTTCAAAACCCGCTGCTAGTGTGAAGCAAGACTTGTGGCATCtctaaggtaccgtttggtacgtgggacgggacggaacgggatgagccgttccgtcccacgtttggtgtgcCTAAAAAATGTGGAATGGGTTGTCCCATGGgacgaaatttggctgatttttcgttccacctcttccCTCTGGAACGatccgttccacatccgtggaatacaaatttataacattttatgacaaaatttctccttatttttttcaatatttatatcATATGTTCCGTCCcatcccgttccgtcccgtctgcgtaccaaacggtacctaagaGTCTTTCTAGCCTTCAAAAAAAGTAGATAACCGTAACTTTTCACCAGTTGTCtttcttttaaatatatatatttctcgTTATGTACACTTTTGTGCATtacaaatatttgattttattgaTAAGGAATGATGCTTCAATTGAGAACTCAACGCAAAACTCGTGGGCCTGGCAAAATAAAATGGGCCAGCAAAGATGGGAGAGGAAAAGAATATTGTGAATTTGGTCCGACTGGGAAATGCATTAGTGCCAATAGTGTCAACTTTTCTAAGTTGATTGCGTCTGAGGTCAAGGATCCCAGAAATCTTCCTTTGAAGACTGATTGGCGATTGATTGATGAAGATGTCAAGGAAGTTTTCTGGAATACAATACGTGTATGTATTTTGTTGTACATTTAAATAACATCATTAGCAAAATACTTATAAACATAATTaactagcttttttttttttaatgtaggaCACTATTGCTTTTCGTGATGAAGATCTGGTTAAAATGCCCCTCATCCGCCTTATGACGCTTTCTATTGCCGAGCATGCACATAAAGAATATAGGAATTATTTGAAGAAAATCTTCTACAGTCGCAGACAAGGGGAGGATCGCTTACAGTGTCCTCCTAATGTGGATCCCGGCCAGTGGGTGGAGATGGTGCGATATTGGGATAATCCAAAAACGATGGTAAAAAAATTTACGATATAATCTTCAATATTGATTTACATTCGtttgatattttcttttcttactttTCAGGAGAAGGCTGAAAAAAATAGGATCAATCGTCAAACCAAAACTATGAACCACACAACAGGATCAAAGACATTTGTCAGAGTTCGGGAAGAATATGTGTGTGTAGTTCATTAGTAACTTATTAATATACAATTTGTTTAATATTATGTATTATGAttgaaaattatttgttttgttttcattgaCTTATAATTTAAGAGGAAGGAGCATGGAGAAGAACCAGATCCTATTGCTTTCTTTCGCATGACCCATTCACGGAAAGATAGTACATGGGTTGATGAAACGGCTCAACAAAAAGGGGTATttgattttataaatatttgTGTTTTCATTTATCTTATGACTGATAATCtttcaatttatttatctttgtcttGTGACTACTaatctttcatttttatttttaaatgttaTATGGTAAGGCATCTATGGAGAGTGTCGTTCAATCTAAGGTTGAGGATGGAGGAGAAGACACTCCTGAACTTCGAACTCAAGTCTATGTCGAGGAGATGGGTCCTGAGAATAGGAATAGAGTTCGAGGTTATGGACATGGGGTGACACCAGTGATGGTGCCGTATGCTGCTACTGGTTCATCAAAGAGATCATCGAGTAGTCGAGAAGCCATTGTGCAGGCTGAGAACCTTAAATTGAGGAGGAATGAAGAGGCTCGTACTACAGAGTTAGATGAGTTAAAGACCCAGCTTCAGCAAATACAGGCGACGCAGCAGCAGATGAACCAGCAGCagcagatgatgatgatgatgtttaTGCAAGGTATGCAGCAGCCACAGACTTACCTGCCATGCCCCCTGGCACCACAGCATtcggagagagagggagggagaaggGGGGAGAGCAGTCGTTATCTTCAGCAAATACAGGCAGCGCAGCAGCAGATGAACCAGCagcagatgatgatgatgatgtttaGGCAGGGTATGCAGCAGCCACAGACTTACCCGCACAGCCCTCAGGCATCACAGCAttcagagagagagggagggagaaggaaggagagcaGTCGCAAAAAGATGAGAAGGAAGAAGTAGGGAGGAGGGAGCGCAGAGAGGAGGAAGGAGAGCTCGTCGAAAGATGAGAATGAAGTAGGAAGTAGAGATTTTCTGAGTGTGTCCGGTACACGGAATGACTTTGATCTAGTAAAATTTTCATCTGCAACATTATTAAACTCTTAAATTCTTAAAATATGTCTCGAGTTTTCAACTCTACTCCACGTTTTTTCATTTTCAAGTTAAGCAATTCTCCCCAATAACCTAAAATTCTAACATGTCCTGTTAAAAGGAATATTCCACCAACGAaaacatattttttatttttgtcaaataatagattttattaaattagatgttagattagtcatcaTCGGTCGAATTCATGTAATCATGCAAAGattcaaaaaaatttcacacCGTGCTATGCATCGAGAATAGAACTGAAAACTCAAAATATTTTTCGGATAGCAAAATACATTTTTGGTAATAAATTTtcaataaatcaaacaaaaagaaaaaaattcgacaaaaataaagaaggattatttcttttcttttggttggaaaaaaaaagagagtttATGTAGTAAATCGTAAATGAAGCCTATATATTCACGAAACCGACCCTACAATTGCAAAATCCAGGCGGTCTTCGCTTTTCGTTGTcctctagagagagagagcatccCCGATTCCAGTCCCTAATTAGGTAAAACATATCTCCAATCGACCAATCGGAGGAGCATCAACGATCTGAGTGAATCGATTTCGTTCTGGTTAGTTTCCAGTTGGTTGCTCCATTATTAATATTGTTGCGTCTCTCGTTTTGGGATTCTGGTGTTTTGGCTTTCGCGGGTTGATTCGTGGTGGTGTTTGGTATTCGGATGATTCTTTTGGTTGAATAGGGTTCGGAAGTTTACATTTTTGTATTAATGGAGtggtaaaatggttttaattttattaattcgaTTTGGTTTAGGATTTGTATTTGATTATATCTGGGTGTTTAGATTTGTATGTGTGCAAACCGCATAATAAGACTGAGACTTTGTGGATTATGATGATTAATTTGGATGCTTTGTTGAAATAAGTGGTTCTTCTTTTAGGTTTAAAACTATAATTAAAGTGGATAGGTGAAATTAAACTGAACCTGGAAGTTGTGGATGGCGCTTCTGAATAAGTTAATTGCATTTGGATTGTGGTTTCGAAACCTCGGATTATGTTAGAATGGTTTGCAagatggaatttttttttgtgccttCTACTCATGAAGATTGTTAGCTTAAGTTCATTTCATTTGGTGCACCATGCATCCATTCAATCACTTAAACGTTTTTTGAGATCAAGTATCATCGATATCAGTTTGTTTAACTTTTGTGATGTATGTTTATTTAAGTTATTAAGAAAACATCACCTCAAAAGTCACAAGCTTTAAGGTTTGAAATAATCTAATAAAAACAGTATGAATTTGGTTTTCCATGGTGTCATCGAAGTCCAAGGTGTTCAGTGTTTGTTTGGGTACAATGGCTGGGAGTTGGCCTCGTTTTCCAAATGCCCGCACTGGGTACTAATCGGTACATCCAGTGTGGTTGTTTCACTTGGGATCCGCTGCACTGGTTTTGAAGTTCCCACTCATAAGCTGTGTGGATATGCACATTGTGGTTGTTTCTGAAACCATCCCCATACATAGCATTTTGCAAAAATGTGGGATTATCATTGTTTTATTATCCTTTTGAGTGATAATTTGAAAGACATACGTTAAccgtaaattaaaaaaaaaaaaattgctaagATCAGATAAAAGAATCACTTCAATGTCTAAATGCTTTGAAAGCTTACTTGTCAAACAGTGAATTCCTGTAAACAGCCTAAGCAAACTTGGCTCTTTTCCAATGGACAAAGGAGTGACTCCTAGCCTCTTTGTTAATGATGGTTCATTCATGGAAAGGTTCAGACAACTTCAACAAGAGAAGGATAAAGATAAAGGTTCCGCAGCAGACGAGTCTAGACCAAGTAAAGTTGTTCCAGGGACCTTGACTCCTACCACCACCGGTAAAACCAGTGCTGAACTGAAGGCTAATGATGCACGCAAGGTTGCCGCTGCTTCAGGTAGCAAACTTGCTTTCAGCTTGAAACAGAAGTCAAAGATTGTCGCACCACCTGTTAAGTTAGGTGCGGATGAGGATGAAGATGAAGCAGATGCTGCAAATGTTGCAGCTGGTGTACCAACTAAACGGCAAAAGTTGGGTCAGCCGGATGCCGTAGAGGAATCATACAGACAAGTGGATGTTGGTAATTACTGCTTATATGCATATCCTTTAACTTTGTTGATTGCAATTAAAAGTATTTCCAGTTTCAGTTAATTTTTTCAAGAACAAAATTGGAAGATCAGCCTTTTCTATTTTGCTGCAATTCTATTTTATTGCTAATAACTTTAATGCTTGAAATTATTAACTATGTactttttgcatattttctatTCAACCGAAAATGATGTATGACAAGAGTTGATTTCTTCATACATCAACTCCTGATTTGTTAATTGCACTTTTATTATTCAAACTATTTTTCTGCCTTTTCACCTCATCATAAATAGTTGTCTTATACTGCTCTTCCTCTTTCCTTAAATGTTTTTCTTGACTCGTTTAGTTTTCctcttattttgttaaaaaaagatCATGCCCCTCATTCTCGTAAGTTGTTTTCGTGGTGCAAGTTGAAGTTATATCTCTTCACCAATATGAAATTTTGTTGTATGTTTTTTTTACACATCTGTAAGGCGAGTTGGAGTCTGGATTTCTAGTATCCTGATAGAGCCTGTGGACTTTTATTTTCTATATGTGGTGTGTGGTGCCATTTACCACTTTTTTAGTCTGCTAGTTGAGAAGGGGAGGTGTAGGACTGTTAGGTGTTTGTATATTACTGGTTCTTCTTtaacgatcaattaaaatttgacTGAAAGAGATAGAAGTGGCCAGTAAAAACAATTTAAGTAATTTGAAATTGTCCCTCCAGTAAGTACCCTGTTATTGAGAAAATCATCTCAGTAATTGTGTTCTCTACTCTTAAGCGGTGTGGATGAAAAGGACAAAACATTCTTGAATATTTCTTGTCTCATTAATGCAGCTAATTCCTTAAGTTCCTATCAACATTGGTGGAAAGAGATGTTCAAAGAAAGAATTGGAATATGTGGCACCCCTGCTACAAGAGTAATTTGCATTCCCTTGTTCATGCTCTTGGTATTAATCAGTTTTATAAGTGATATGCAGCACCACCTTTCCCAACTGATTCAACAGTGAAGATAGTTGCTGACAAACTAGCAAGTTTTGTGGCTAAACATGGAAGACAATTTGAGCATATTACACGTCAAAAAAATCCAGGAGATACTCCTTTCAAGTAAGTACCCTATGAAGTTTCCACCTAATTATTTTTTCTGTTATGTACAATCTGTGTGTTGGCATTTATGAAATGCCAACGGAGAGTGATGTGGGGTGTGGTTCACTATAGTTGTAGGTTTGGGGGTATCATTTTTGTTGTCGTTTTCTGGTTTTGCTCCTTCCACTTATGGTAGCGCATATGCTATATGCATTGGGGGTTTATTTTGTTTGCAGATTTTTATTTGACGAGAGCTGTTCTGATTACAAATATTACGAGTATCAGCTTGCTATTGAAGAGAAAGCACTTCAACAGACCAGGGATTCACAAACATCTCGTAATGGTGGGTACTAGATTTCCAGTTCGGTGCTTTTGCCttctgttttaataaaaaattaaagacaAATTTGCCAAAACCATGCCTATTCAAAGTGAATGTAAGCATCAAGCTTAGTGGAGGCATTACAATGGGTTTTGTGCATCTGTATTTGTGGGTGTGTATCTGAGTGAGTGCACCATCTGTATATGCTTATGAGTATttgagagtgtgtgtgtgtgtacttgtTGCCAAAAAATAGGATTTTACTTTCGTCGATcaatcaaaattcacccaaataaTTGTACTGACACACTTTCTATGTGCAGTGTTAAAAGTTCTTGCCTCGATAGTGTGATACTGTTGTCTGATTAACTTTTCCAGTAATAAGTCATAAATCTTGCGTCAATTTTTGTTCTTTGCCTTTCATGCCCTAATAATAAAACATAAGTTTTAACTTGGTTGCTCTTGAAATCTTGTTTTGCTTTAATAGAACAAGACTGTCAAATCCATTGGTTTTAATGTATTCAAGGTCCTTGTGTGCCTAGGACTCCTAGTATTCTCCCATTGTCAAGATTCAATATCCATTTTTGTGATTCATAATATGAAACCTGGAATGTGATTTTTGGCTATGCATCACTCATTAGCTCTTCCGCTGAAACATTAGTTTGGTTTGAGACTCAGATTTTGTGGTGTTAATATGTGTATAGGAGGTACTAGCATGTCAGCTTCCAAATCCACAAGTAGTTCCCAAAGGTCTACTGTGAATCATCCGAACTACCAAACTTCCGCCTCTGCTTTATATGATGACACTGAGGGAAGGACAGGTATATGATATAACATCTTTTGATGCTCTCGAGCCTTTTCCCCCTTCAGCTTTGTATATGCCTATGCTTCAAGTTGTgtatttaattgaatttttgttatCTGGAGATGACAAACGACGTAAAATTGCTTTGTTATGGGAGTGCATAGTGCGCTTGTGATTTACGTCCTAGAATAAAAGTTTCTGCTGGATTTTCGTTTTCATGTAAGCTAAGCTTTGTAGTGGCCATATCATATTATTAGATGGTTTCTGCACAAATTCCTATGTTCAAACATCTGTATTTCTCAGCTTTTCTATTTTTGCTGTGGTATTAGTTTAACTAAATGTTTTAGTGTTGATTGGTTTTACTGCTTGGTCTGAAACTTACTTGTATTTTCGATTATAGGTGAGCTCACTGCACCAACAGGTGCAGATCCTATTGCCATGATGGAGTACTACGTGAAAAAGGCTGCtcaggaagagagaaagagacaaCCTAAACAATCGAAAGATGAAATGCCCCCTCCTGCTTCTCTTCAAGGTTCATTTCTCATGGAAACCAGAAGTTTTCTTTAGTTATTAGGGAACTTTCCCTATTTTAGCTCTTATTTTGGTTAGGATAGATGCACGCAGAtga encodes the following:
- the LOC126592106 gene encoding uncharacterized protein LOC126592106, translating into MSTNDEAVDEQFEEQSEHSESGMMLQLRTQRKTRGPGKIKWASKDGRGKEYCEFGPTGKCISANSVNFSKLIASEVKDPRNLPLKTDWRLIDEDVKEVFWNTIRDTIAFRDEDLVKMPLIRLMTLSIAEHAHKEYRNYLKKIFYSRRQGEDRLQCPPNVDPGQWVEMVRYWDNPKTMEKAEKNRINRQTKTMNHTTGSKTFVRVREEYRKEHGEEPDPIAFFRMTHSRKDSTWVDETAQQKGASMESVVQSKVEDGGEDTPELRTQVYVEEMGPENRNRVRGYGHGVTPVMVPYAATGSSKRSSSSREAIVQAENLKLRRNEEARTTELDELKTQLQQIQATQQQMNQQQQMMMMMFMQGMQQPQTYLPCPLAPQHSEREGGRRGESSRYLQQIQAAQQQMNQQQMMMMMFRQGMQQPQTYPHSPQASQHSEREGGRRKESSRKKMRRKK
- the LOC126592114 gene encoding SURP and G-patch domain-containing protein 1-like protein isoform X1, whose translation is MDKGVTPSLFVNDGSFMERFRQLQQEKDKDKGSAADESRPSKVVPGTLTPTTTGKTSAELKANDARKVAAASGSKLAFSLKQKSKIVAPPVKLGADEDEDEADAANVAAGVPTKRQKLGQPDAVEESYRQVDVAPPFPTDSTVKIVADKLASFVAKHGRQFEHITRQKNPGDTPFKFLFDESCSDYKYYEYQLAIEEKALQQTRDSQTSRNGGTSMSASKSTSSSQRSTVNHPNYQTSASALYDDTEGRTGELTAPTGADPIAMMEYYVKKAAQEERKRQPKQSKDEMPPPASLQAPSLNKGHHMGDYIPQEELEKFMAACNDAAAQKAAKEAADRAKIQADNVGHKLLSKMGWKEGEGLGSSRRGISDPIMAGNVKKDNLGVGAQQPGEVTAEDDIYEQYKKRMMLGYRYRPNPLNNPRKAYY
- the LOC126592114 gene encoding SURP and G-patch domain-containing protein 1-like protein isoform X2, with product MDKGVTPSLFVNDGSFMERFRQLQQEKDKDKGSAADESRPSKVVPGTLTPTTTGKTSAELKANDARKVAAASGSKLAFSLKQKSKIVAPPVKLGADEDEDEADAANVAAGVPTKRQKLGQPDAVEESYRQVDVAPPFPTDSTVKIVADKLASFVAKHGRQFEHITRQKNPGDTPFKFLFDESCSDYKYYEYQLAIEEKALQQTRDSQTSRNGELTAPTGADPIAMMEYYVKKAAQEERKRQPKQSKDEMPPPASLQAPSLNKGHHMGDYIPQEELEKFMAACNDAAAQKAAKEAADRAKIQADNVGHKLLSKMGWKEGEGLGSSRRGISDPIMAGNVKKDNLGVGAQQPGEVTAEDDIYEQYKKRMMLGYRYRPNPLNNPRKAYY